The following proteins come from a genomic window of Polaribacter dokdonensis:
- a CDS encoding cytochrome c oxidase subunit II, protein MLALFYIFIGVAVGVSVWQITRILDFRGVIANDEDNAKQGKYALYFMVFFYAMMIYCLIAMNVIMLPESASIEGEHDDRLFNITFWLIGIVQFIMQFLIFFFTFKYRGNKNNKAKFYADSHKLEMIWTIIPAVVLVVLIGYGLWQWNNVMDIDDDEAVVIEVYAYQWGWHARYAGEDNTLGTGNVNYIKGINTIGVDMSDVNSQDDQQVTELYLPKGKKVHFKFRSQDVLHSAYMPHFRAQMNCVPGMVTEFGFTPKYTTEEMRMQSEVREKTKGINKIRAAKGEDLYEFDYVLLCNKICGTSHYSMQMKITVVEQDEYEAWISEQPTLATVIK, encoded by the coding sequence ATGCTAGCTCTATTTTATATTTTTATAGGTGTTGCAGTAGGTGTAAGTGTTTGGCAAATAACAAGAATTCTAGATTTTAGAGGTGTTATTGCTAACGATGAAGACAATGCAAAGCAAGGTAAGTACGCACTGTATTTTATGGTGTTCTTTTATGCAATGATGATTTATTGTTTAATAGCAATGAATGTTATAATGCTTCCAGAATCAGCTTCAATAGAAGGAGAACACGATGATAGACTATTTAACATTACATTCTGGTTAATTGGTATTGTACAATTCATAATGCAATTTTTAATTTTCTTCTTTACATTTAAGTACAGAGGTAACAAAAATAACAAAGCTAAGTTTTACGCTGATAGTCACAAGTTAGAAATGATTTGGACAATTATACCAGCAGTAGTTTTAGTTGTTTTAATTGGATATGGTTTATGGCAGTGGAATAACGTTATGGATATTGATGACGATGAGGCTGTTGTAATTGAAGTTTATGCTTATCAATGGGGATGGCATGCAAGATATGCAGGAGAAGATAATACTTTAGGTACTGGTAATGTAAATTACATTAAGGGTATTAATACTATTGGTGTGGATATGTCTGATGTTAACTCTCAAGATGATCAACAAGTAACAGAATTATATTTACCAAAAGGTAAAAAGGTACATTTTAAGTTCCGTTCGCAAGATGTATTACACTCTGCTTATATGCCTCACTTTAGAGCTCAAATGAACTGTGTTCCAGGTATGGTTACTGAGTTTGGGTTTACACCAAAATATACTACTGAAGAAATGCGTATGCAATCTGAAGTAAGAGAGAAAACAAAAGGGATTAATAAAATTAGAGCTGCTAAGGGAGAAGACCTTTACGAATTTGATTACGTTTTATTATGTAATAAGATTTGTGGAACATCTCACTACAGTATGCAAATGAAAATTACGGTTGTAGAGCAAGATGAATATGAAGCTTGGATTTCAGAACAACCAACGTTAGCAACAGTTATTAAATAA
- the ruvB gene encoding Holliday junction branch migration DNA helicase RuvB, whose translation MNENLNPENSHYSNEELDVEKKLRPLSFDDFTGQDQALENLKIFVEAANQRGEALDHALFHGPPGLGKTTLAHILANELQVGIKVTSGPVLDKPGDLAGLLTNLDERDVLFIDEIHRLSPIVEEYLYSAMEDYKIDIMIESGPNARTVQINLEPFTLIGATTRSGLLTAPMRARFGISSRLHYYSTELLTTIIQRSASILQVPISMEAAVEIAGRSRGTPRIANALLRRVRDFAQIKGDGNITIQIAKYALKALNVDAHGLDEMDNKILATIIDKFKGGPVGISTIATAVSENTETIEEVYEPFLIQQGFIMRTPRGREVTELAYKHLGRTKGRNQGELF comes from the coding sequence ATGAACGAAAACTTGAATCCTGAAAACTCTCATTATTCTAACGAAGAATTAGATGTAGAAAAAAAATTACGTCCACTTTCTTTTGATGACTTTACAGGACAAGATCAAGCATTAGAAAACTTAAAAATCTTTGTTGAAGCTGCAAATCAAAGAGGTGAAGCATTAGATCACGCTTTATTTCATGGGCCTCCAGGATTAGGAAAAACAACGTTGGCACATATTTTGGCTAATGAATTGCAAGTAGGTATCAAAGTTACTTCTGGGCCTGTTTTAGATAAGCCAGGAGATCTTGCAGGTTTGTTAACTAATCTAGATGAAAGAGATGTTTTATTTATCGATGAAATTCATAGATTAAGTCCTATTGTAGAAGAGTATCTATACTCTGCTATGGAAGATTATAAGATTGACATTATGATCGAATCTGGACCTAATGCAAGAACAGTTCAAATTAACTTAGAACCATTTACTTTAATTGGTGCTACAACTCGCTCAGGATTACTTACAGCACCAATGAGAGCACGTTTTGGAATTAGTAGTAGATTACATTATTATTCAACTGAATTATTAACTACAATTATTCAGAGAAGTGCTTCTATTTTACAAGTTCCAATCTCTATGGAGGCTGCAGTAGAAATTGCTGGTAGAAGTAGGGGAACACCAAGAATTGCTAATGCATTATTAAGAAGAGTTAGAGATTTTGCTCAGATTAAAGGTGATGGCAATATTACCATACAAATTGCGAAGTATGCTTTGAAAGCTTTGAATGTCGATGCTCATGGTTTAGATGAAATGGATAACAAAATTTTAGCTACAATTATAGATAAGTTTAAAGGTGGTCCTGTAGGAATTAGTACAATTGCAACTGCAGTTTCTGAGAATACAGAAACAATAGAAGAAGTTTACGAGCCATTTTTAATTCAACAAGGTTTTATCATGAGAACTCCTAGAGGAAGAGAGGTAACAGAGTTAGCTTACAAACATTTGGGAAGAACCAAAGGCAGAAATCAAGGAGAATTGTTTTAA
- a CDS encoding cytochrome c oxidase subunit I encodes MSDHHHKETFVTKYIFSQDHKMISKQFLVTGMFMGIIAVLMSMLFRLQLAWPDTSFSIVEAFLGRHQTDGIMSPDIYLALVTIHGTIMVFFVLTAGLSGTFSNLLIPLQIGARDMASGFLNMISYWLFFLSSVIMVISLFVEAGPASAGWTIYPPLSALPQAIPGSGAGMTLWLVSMSIFIASSLIGALNYIVTVLNLRTKGMKMTRLPLTIWAFFITAIIGVVSFPVLLSAALLLVFDRSFGTSFYLSDIFISGEVLHYQGGSPVLFEHLFWFLGHPEVYIVLLPALGITSEIISTNSRKPIFGYRAMVMSIMAIAFLSTIVWGHHMFISGMNPFLGSVFTFTTLLIAIPSAVKAFNYVTTLWKGNLQLNPAMLFSIGLVSTFVTGGLTGLVLGDSALDINIHDTYFVVAHFHLVMGVSAIFGMYAGIYHWFPKMYGRMMNKTMGYWHFWITIICSYGVFWPMHFIGLAGLPRRYYSNTAFPMFNDLADINVVITIFALVGGAAQIIFLANYFISIYRGEKATQNPWKSNTLEWTTPVEHIHGNWPGKLPEVHRWAYDYSKRVDASDDDSDYLHGQDYVPQTTPLLEGEEPS; translated from the coding sequence ATGTCAGATCACCATCATAAAGAAACATTTGTAACAAAATATATTTTTAGTCAAGATCATAAAATGATTTCTAAACAATTCTTGGTTACAGGAATGTTTATGGGAATTATTGCAGTGTTAATGTCGATGTTATTTCGTTTACAATTAGCATGGCCAGATACATCATTTTCTATTGTTGAAGCTTTCTTAGGAAGACATCAAACAGATGGAATAATGAGCCCAGATATTTATTTAGCATTAGTTACAATTCACGGTACAATTATGGTATTCTTTGTACTTACTGCTGGATTAAGTGGTACTTTTTCAAACTTATTGATTCCATTACAAATTGGAGCTAGAGATATGGCATCAGGATTTTTAAATATGATTTCATATTGGCTATTTTTTCTATCTAGTGTTATAATGGTAATTTCACTATTTGTAGAAGCTGGACCAGCTTCTGCAGGTTGGACAATTTATCCTCCACTAAGTGCTTTACCTCAGGCAATTCCAGGTTCTGGTGCTGGTATGACATTATGGTTAGTATCTATGTCAATCTTTATTGCATCATCTTTAATTGGTGCACTAAACTATATTGTTACAGTACTTAACTTAAGAACAAAAGGAATGAAAATGACAAGATTGCCTCTAACAATTTGGGCTTTCTTTATTACAGCAATTATTGGTGTTGTTTCTTTCCCAGTTTTATTATCGGCGGCTTTATTATTAGTTTTTGATAGAAGTTTTGGAACATCGTTCTATTTATCAGATATATTTATTTCTGGTGAAGTTTTACATTATCAAGGAGGTTCTCCAGTATTGTTTGAACACTTATTTTGGTTCTTAGGTCACCCAGAGGTATATATTGTATTACTACCAGCTTTAGGTATTACTTCAGAAATTATTTCTACGAACTCAAGAAAACCAATTTTTGGATATAGAGCAATGGTTATGTCAATCATGGCAATTGCATTCTTATCAACAATTGTTTGGGGTCACCACATGTTTATTTCAGGAATGAATCCTTTCTTAGGTTCTGTATTTACATTTACAACTTTATTAATTGCAATTCCATCTGCTGTAAAAGCATTTAATTATGTAACCACACTTTGGAAAGGTAATTTACAGTTAAACCCAGCCATGTTATTTTCTATTGGTTTAGTATCAACATTTGTAACAGGTGGTTTAACAGGATTAGTTTTAGGTGATTCTGCCTTGGATATTAATATTCACGATACTTACTTTGTTGTAGCTCACTTCCACTTAGTAATGGGTGTATCTGCCATATTTGGTATGTATGCAGGTATCTATCATTGGTTCCCGAAAATGTATGGAAGAATGATGAATAAAACTATGGGTTATTGGCACTTCTGGATTACAATTATTTGTTCTTATGGAGTTTTCTGGCCAATGCACTTTATTGGTTTAGCTGGTTTACCAAGAAGATATTATTCAAACACAGCATTTCCAATGTTTAACGACTTAGCAGATATTAATGTTGTTATTACAATATTTGCATTAGTTGGTGGAGCTGCTCAAATTATATTTTTAGCAAATTATTTTATCTCAATTTATAGAGGAGAAAAAGCAACTCAAAATCCTTGGAAGTCTAATACTTTAGAATGGACAACTCCTGTTGAGCATATTCATGGTAACTGGCCAGGTAAATTGCCAGAAGTTCATAGATGGGCTTATGACTACAGTAAAAGAGTAGATGCTAGTGATGATGATAGTGATTATTTACATGGTCAAGATTACGTGCCACAAACTACTCCATTATTAGAAGGCGAAGAGCCATCATAG